In Desulfosediminicola ganghwensis, a single window of DNA contains:
- the csgH gene encoding curli-like amyloid fiber formation chaperone CsgH: protein MSHLIAILLVAAQLSFAATATCGDTPHRGSLKIELVDNNILLVRGVCLSTLAGQQLQYSFTAKKSGSAGTATSSQSGYFISRQGEALELCKTRLNSQQGDLFRFSLKIYDQNGEIFVVEEKFEVL, encoded by the coding sequence ATGAGCCACCTCATCGCCATACTTCTCGTAGCAGCGCAACTCAGTTTCGCAGCAACAGCGACCTGCGGGGACACTCCCCACCGGGGCAGCCTGAAAATAGAATTAGTTGACAACAATATCCTGCTGGTGCGGGGAGTTTGTCTTTCCACCCTTGCCGGACAACAGCTGCAATACAGTTTCACGGCCAAAAAGTCCGGTTCAGCCGGCACCGCCACCAGCAGCCAGAGCGGATACTTCATATCACGGCAGGGTGAAGCGCTTGAGCTCTGCAAAACCCGGCTGAACAGCCAACAGGGAGACCTCTTCCGATTTTCCCTGAAAATCTATGATCAGAACGGGGAAATATTCGTCGTTGAGGAAAAGTTTGAGGTTCTCTGA
- a CDS encoding flavodoxin family protein, translated as MYALAVNGSPRKGGNTEILLSTALEPLQEAGWETELVQVGGKAIRGCLACGKCHETQNMQCIQSKDIFNEIMEKMVRADALILGSPTYFTDVSAEMKALLDRSGYVALANGRIFRSKIGAAVVAVRRAGATHVYDTINHMFLMNQMIIPGSTYWNLGIGRDKGEVRDDAEGLTNMKNLGETIQWLGAAIAPHKETFPTI; from the coding sequence ATGTATGCATTAGCTGTTAACGGAAGTCCAAGAAAGGGCGGTAACACCGAGATTCTTTTGAGTACAGCACTTGAGCCGCTCCAGGAAGCTGGCTGGGAAACAGAATTGGTTCAGGTGGGCGGTAAGGCAATACGCGGTTGTCTTGCCTGTGGCAAGTGTCATGAGACGCAGAATATGCAATGTATCCAGAGCAAGGACATTTTTAACGAGATTATGGAGAAGATGGTAAGGGCGGATGCGCTTATTCTGGGTTCTCCCACCTACTTTACAGATGTAAGTGCCGAGATGAAGGCTCTACTTGACCGTTCCGGCTATGTTGCCCTGGCCAACGGCAGGATTTTCAGAAGCAAAATCGGTGCTGCTGTGGTTGCTGTGCGTAGGGCCGGAGCGACCCACGTATACGACACCATTAATCATATGTTCCTGATGAATCAGATGATTATTCCAGGTTCTACCTATTGGAACCTGGGAATTGGCCGTGACAAAGGAGAAGTTCGTGACGATGCGGAAGGACTGACTAATATGAAAAATCTTGGAGAGACAATTCAGTGGCTTGGCGCGGCTATTGCACCACATAAGGAAACATTCCCCACCATCTAA
- a CDS encoding winged helix-turn-helix transcriptional regulator encodes MTESTCKIKQLGDKTYRCYFELTLQVIGGKWKPIILYQLAIHGVLRFGELRRAIPDITERMLTRQLRELEKDGVIHREVYKQIPPKVEYSLLFAGVQLIPVLLSLRKWGADYEHHHPEAPTLPISAEHEPVSPPRIALMYQDQLNN; translated from the coding sequence ATGACCGAATCAACGTGCAAAATCAAGCAGTTAGGGGACAAGACATATAGATGTTATTTTGAACTCACCCTGCAGGTGATTGGTGGCAAGTGGAAACCGATCATCCTCTACCAACTGGCAATACATGGTGTTTTACGTTTTGGGGAGTTACGCAGAGCGATCCCCGACATTACCGAACGAATGTTAACCAGGCAGCTGCGAGAGTTGGAAAAGGATGGCGTCATTCACCGAGAGGTATACAAGCAGATACCCCCCAAGGTTGAGTATTCATTACTTTTTGCAGGCGTTCAGCTTATCCCCGTTCTACTCAGCCTCCGCAAGTGGGGTGCGGACTACGAACACCATCATCCCGAAGCCCCAACCCTGCCAATATCAGCAGAGCATGAACCGGTATCTCCACCCCGGATAGCACTCATGTATCAGGATCAATTGAATAACTGA
- a CDS encoding TusE/DsrC/DsvC family sulfur relay protein — MKDLMYNVEVNGKQYTLTGEGQLTDMNSWDNDILKWLADKADIELKEEHRAALLYIRDNYMSRERYPVVRLVADHLGQKYGADQGTPKFFYDLFPKGVGQASTLAGIPVKELCF, encoded by the coding sequence ATGAAAGATCTGATGTACAATGTGGAAGTAAATGGCAAGCAATACACTCTTACGGGTGAAGGTCAGCTGACAGACATGAACAGCTGGGACAATGACATCCTTAAGTGGCTCGCTGACAAAGCTGACATAGAGCTGAAAGAGGAGCATCGCGCCGCACTCCTCTATATACGCGATAACTATATGTCACGCGAGAGGTATCCTGTCGTTCGGCTTGTGGCTGACCACCTCGGACAGAAATATGGGGCAGATCAGGGGACGCCTAAATTCTTTTACGATCTCTTTCCCAAAGGCGTTGGCCAGGCAAGCACCCTCGCAGGCATTCCTGTGAAAGAACTCTGTTTCTGA
- a CDS encoding dodecin family protein, with amino-acid sequence MPESVYKIIELVGSSPSSWEKAAENAVESAGLSIRDLRIAEVTKLDMKLDENDGLCYRARLKLSFKILSE; translated from the coding sequence ATGCCAGAAAGCGTATACAAAATTATAGAATTGGTTGGCTCCAGTCCTTCCTCATGGGAAAAAGCCGCAGAAAATGCAGTAGAATCTGCCGGACTCAGTATTCGTGACCTGCGTATCGCAGAAGTAACCAAGCTAGACATGAAACTTGATGAAAACGATGGCCTCTGCTACAGGGCCCGTCTCAAGCTTTCATTTAAAATCCTGTCGGAATAG
- a CDS encoding cupin domain-containing protein, translating to MNPDIRHTKPDQEFYTSERCHIIEISNCSNDNEASIARARVEPGITTEWHQLTDITERYLIISGTGMVEIKGLKPTQVTVGDVVVIPASTPQRITNTGDDELLFYAICTPRFIPDAYISLDGKQ from the coding sequence ATGAATCCAGACATACGCCATACAAAACCGGACCAGGAGTTTTATACCAGTGAACGATGTCACATAATTGAAATATCAAACTGCAGCAACGATAACGAAGCGTCTATAGCCAGGGCACGCGTAGAGCCGGGGATAACGACTGAGTGGCACCAACTTACAGATATTACAGAAAGATATCTTATCATATCAGGTACAGGCATGGTTGAAATCAAGGGGTTGAAACCCACCCAGGTTACTGTGGGAGATGTTGTCGTCATACCTGCCTCCACGCCTCAGCGCATAACCAATACCGGTGATGACGAACTTCTTTTTTATGCGATCTGCACGCCCAGATTCATCCCGGATGCATACATCAGTCTTGACGGAAAACAGTGA
- a CDS encoding DMT family transporter, producing MKLSQQAQGLLITTAGVLAISPDTLLVRLLELEKWSLLFYRGIIIATCLTLFTVCVHRRKAVQQFRSIGIPGLFVALLFTGSTTCFVISLYYTSVANTLIIVSASSMFAALYSRVFMKETVALRTIITMLVVIGAIGYIVQDGIGSGSLHGDLLATCSSMFMAGAFTLTRVSRSRNMIPASALSGLITATIAFFPATFVLLDLQTCVLLVTLGICLATAFGLLTVGPRYISAPEVSLLMPLETVLGPLLIWWVIGEQPGNTAITGGIVVVGALTIHSLLSLKRTARPIH from the coding sequence TTGAAACTTTCTCAACAGGCTCAAGGTCTGCTCATCACCACCGCCGGCGTTCTGGCAATTTCCCCGGATACCCTCCTGGTGCGACTTCTTGAGCTCGAAAAGTGGTCTCTGCTCTTTTACCGGGGAATTATCATTGCTACCTGCCTGACCCTGTTCACTGTCTGTGTTCACCGCCGAAAAGCTGTTCAGCAATTTCGCAGCATTGGCATACCCGGACTCTTCGTCGCCCTGCTCTTTACCGGCAGCACAACCTGCTTCGTTATCTCTCTCTATTACACCAGTGTCGCAAACACCCTTATCATTGTAAGTGCTTCCTCGATGTTTGCAGCGCTCTACAGCAGGGTATTCATGAAAGAAACCGTCGCCCTGCGTACCATAATCACCATGCTGGTCGTGATAGGGGCAATTGGTTATATAGTCCAGGATGGTATCGGCAGCGGCTCTCTGCATGGCGATCTGCTCGCTACCTGCAGTTCCATGTTCATGGCTGGCGCATTTACGCTTACCAGGGTCTCCCGGTCCCGCAACATGATCCCGGCATCTGCTCTTTCGGGGCTGATCACCGCAACCATCGCGTTCTTTCCGGCAACATTTGTTCTGCTCGACTTACAGACATGTGTTTTACTTGTTACCCTCGGCATCTGCCTTGCCACCGCCTTTGGCCTGTTAACCGTTGGACCTCGCTATATCTCTGCCCCGGAGGTCAGCCTCCTGATGCCACTTGAGACAGTGCTGGGACCATTGCTTATCTGGTGGGTTATCGGAGAACAGCCTGGGAATACAGCCATTACAGGTGGCATTGTGGTGGTTGGCGCGCTGACCATCCATTCCCTGCTCAGCCTTAAACGCACGGCGCGACCAATCCATTAA
- a CDS encoding PfkB family carbohydrate kinase, translating to MERPVIAGVGEILFDIVGDSEELGGAPINFAYHASMLGAEGYAVSTIGDDTRGRRALAELSRRKVPTSCITTIKGYATGYVLARVDGAGVASYEFPDDIAWDHLAINDAAAELASRLDGVCFGSLVQRGEHSRRVLTDYLSMLPEKALKIFDINLRQNFYSAEVVLGSIALADIIKLNDDELQILAEMAAISGSEQEILDQLVAKHDLTLAVLTRGDRGSLLVRRGEVSDHPGIRTENIGDTIGAGDAFTAATVISLLNNYSLDDINEKANRVAAWVCSQKGAMPEMPSSFKI from the coding sequence ATGGAGCGACCGGTTATTGCAGGAGTAGGCGAAATTCTATTTGATATTGTAGGAGATAGTGAAGAATTGGGAGGAGCGCCAATTAACTTTGCCTACCATGCGAGCATGCTGGGAGCGGAGGGGTACGCAGTATCGACAATTGGTGATGATACGCGAGGCCGCAGGGCCCTTGCTGAGTTGAGTCGACGGAAGGTGCCAACCTCCTGTATCACCACAATAAAGGGGTATGCCACGGGGTATGTGCTTGCCCGGGTTGATGGGGCCGGTGTTGCCAGTTATGAATTCCCGGACGATATTGCCTGGGATCATCTGGCAATCAATGACGCGGCTGCCGAACTGGCCTCGCGGCTGGATGGTGTGTGTTTTGGCAGCCTTGTGCAGCGTGGGGAGCATTCGCGACGGGTGCTTACTGATTACCTGTCGATGTTGCCGGAAAAGGCGCTGAAGATTTTTGATATCAACCTGCGGCAGAATTTCTATTCAGCTGAAGTGGTGTTGGGGTCGATTGCGTTAGCTGATATTATTAAACTCAATGATGACGAGTTGCAGATCCTGGCAGAGATGGCTGCAATCTCCGGCAGTGAACAAGAGATTCTCGACCAGCTGGTTGCAAAACATGACCTCACCCTGGCAGTATTGACCCGTGGAGATCGCGGCAGTTTGCTGGTACGTCGGGGGGAAGTGTCGGATCACCCTGGAATCAGAACGGAAAATATAGGTGATACCATCGGTGCAGGTGATGCTTTTACCGCAGCAACAGTTATCAGTCTGTTGAATAATTACTCTCTGGATGACATCAACGAAAAGGCCAACCGAGTGGCGGCATGGGTCTGTTCCCAGAAAGGTGCTATGCCGGAAATGCCTTCCTCATTTAAAATCTGA
- a CDS encoding AzlD domain-containing protein, translating to MDQSIIFMTIVGMGLVTYLPRVLPMLLLSGRNLAPWIGRWLSFVPATVLAALLAPGLLCPEGTLNISDENLFLLVALPTFLVAWKFKSFFGTVAVGMVLVALGRYFLT from the coding sequence ATGGACCAGTCGATCATCTTCATGACAATTGTCGGTATGGGATTGGTAACGTACCTGCCCAGGGTGTTGCCGATGTTGCTCCTTTCAGGAAGAAACCTTGCTCCCTGGATCGGCAGGTGGCTGAGTTTTGTGCCGGCAACGGTGCTGGCTGCGCTGTTGGCTCCGGGCTTGCTCTGCCCGGAGGGCACGCTGAATATATCAGATGAGAATCTCTTTTTACTGGTGGCCTTGCCCACATTCCTGGTGGCCTGGAAGTTCAAATCTTTTTTTGGTACCGTCGCTGTAGGAATGGTGTTGGTTGCCCTTGGCCGTTATTTTCTTACTTGA
- a CDS encoding AzlC family ABC transporter permease: protein MKSALLSGFRQALPIVLGYIPVGFAYGVLAQKSGLGVVNAVGMSLIVFAGSAQLIGAGLFGAGVAPLAIIMTTFVVNLRHLLMSAALAPKLKGWKKRQIAFFGYELTDETFALHTMRMKGEMPRLTETFAVNITAQSSWVIGSVLGYFAGGQIADVRPIGLDYALPAMFIALLVPQLVKPVYLMMAALAALLSVSLFLLGFEQFHVIAATVIASTVGLGVEQWTSRSSS from the coding sequence GTGAAGTCAGCGTTGTTAAGTGGATTCCGCCAGGCGTTACCCATAGTGCTTGGTTATATACCGGTCGGTTTTGCATATGGTGTTCTGGCACAGAAGAGCGGCCTTGGCGTAGTGAATGCCGTGGGGATGTCATTAATCGTCTTTGCAGGCAGTGCTCAGTTGATCGGAGCAGGCCTGTTCGGCGCGGGAGTGGCTCCTTTGGCGATTATTATGACCACCTTTGTGGTTAACCTGCGCCATCTTTTGATGTCAGCGGCTTTGGCCCCCAAACTGAAAGGGTGGAAAAAGAGACAGATCGCTTTTTTCGGCTATGAGCTGACTGACGAAACCTTTGCCTTGCACACCATGCGTATGAAGGGGGAGATGCCGCGGTTGACCGAGACCTTTGCGGTGAATATCACCGCCCAGTCATCGTGGGTAATCGGCTCGGTGCTTGGGTATTTTGCCGGTGGCCAGATAGCGGACGTCAGACCAATAGGGCTTGATTACGCTTTGCCCGCGATGTTTATCGCGCTGCTGGTGCCACAGTTGGTGAAGCCGGTTTACCTGATGATGGCAGCCCTCGCGGCGCTACTGTCGGTATCTCTGTTTCTGCTTGGTTTTGAACAATTTCATGTTATTGCCGCAACGGTCATTGCCTCGACCGTCGGCCTAGGGGTGGAGCAATGGACCAGTCGATCATCTTCATGA
- a CDS encoding FadR/GntR family transcriptional regulator, which translates to MDDVFREVKVEKVSDKIVSQLIDLITEGRLLPGEKLPSERRLTELFGVGRSSLREALNTLETLGFIEIKKRKGNYVKNMDAAVPLSPLKKIMEVDQKRIVDLYEVRRSIEQSSAREAAEKRTEEDLEEIHLALKAFKETSGKSFTWENEIAFHLAIARASHNFLRAHALKAIFDFAREFLEPVLNGFISSEERIVTVWEQHEGIYQAIKDQDPEKARLFMRDHLFGTNQRLLQFFNGLSKKQD; encoded by the coding sequence ATGGACGATGTGTTTAGGGAAGTAAAGGTCGAAAAAGTTTCAGATAAGATTGTTTCTCAGTTGATTGATTTGATAACTGAAGGCAGGTTGCTTCCGGGGGAAAAGCTACCAAGTGAAAGAAGACTTACCGAGTTGTTCGGAGTAGGCCGGTCTTCACTGCGCGAAGCATTGAACACCTTGGAAACGCTCGGTTTTATAGAGATTAAAAAGCGTAAGGGAAATTATGTAAAGAACATGGACGCAGCGGTTCCCCTTAGTCCTCTTAAAAAAATCATGGAGGTGGACCAGAAGCGTATTGTCGATTTGTATGAGGTTCGCCGCAGTATTGAGCAGTCGTCGGCCAGGGAGGCAGCGGAAAAACGTACGGAAGAGGACCTAGAGGAGATCCACCTCGCCTTGAAGGCTTTTAAGGAGACCTCAGGCAAATCCTTTACCTGGGAAAATGAAATCGCTTTTCATTTAGCCATTGCCAGAGCTTCTCATAACTTTTTGCGCGCGCATGCCCTCAAAGCCATTTTTGATTTTGCCCGTGAATTCCTTGAGCCGGTACTGAATGGCTTTATCTCCAGTGAAGAGCGTATTGTAACAGTATGGGAGCAACACGAGGGGATCTATCAGGCGATAAAAGATCAAGATCCTGAAAAAGCACGGCTTTTTATGCGGGATCACCTTTTTGGTACCAATCAGCGGCTGTTGCAGTTTTTTAATGGATTGTCAAAGAAGCAAGACTAG
- a CDS encoding ferric reductase-like transmembrane domain-containing protein, which produces MARISSLDRVFGLQNLLILHRLNGMLILNFGLTHAALIIFSTGWGNLPFRWQHWPALVGGIMLIVLLVLVGTSIFRQRYDIRDKLWLRFHKPLGYLAFTGIIVHLLNVSESYLDGLPRLTVYVIAGCVLAMVGSRKLARLWSIRRTGSITGLENVRSSAAVYICGPMPMMQRASEDCRALGFLEKKIFRERFQL; this is translated from the coding sequence GTGGCGAGAATATCTAGCCTTGATCGGGTTTTTGGGTTGCAGAATCTTTTGATATTGCACCGGTTGAATGGCATGCTGATCCTGAATTTCGGGCTGACTCATGCCGCATTGATTATCTTCTCAACCGGCTGGGGAAATCTGCCGTTCAGGTGGCAACATTGGCCTGCACTTGTTGGGGGCATAATGCTGATTGTACTTCTCGTTCTTGTTGGCACCTCAATATTCAGGCAAAGATACGACATTCGCGATAAGCTCTGGCTCAGGTTCCATAAGCCACTCGGCTACTTGGCTTTCACGGGAATTATCGTCCACCTTCTCAATGTCTCTGAATCCTATCTCGATGGGTTGCCGCGCTTGACGGTCTATGTGATCGCAGGCTGTGTTCTTGCAATGGTGGGCTCAAGGAAACTGGCAAGGTTATGGTCAATCCGCAGAACAGGGAGCATCACCGGGCTTGAAAATGTGCGCAGCTCAGCAGCGGTTTATATCTGTGGGCCGATGCCGATGATGCAGAGGGCTTCTGAAGATTGCAGGGCCCTGGGGTTTCTCGAAAAGAAAATTTTCAGGGAGAGGTTCCAATTGTGA
- a CDS encoding dipeptidase, whose translation MAETRVAYIEKNQEKFIRELSEWLAIPSISALGEHDEDVYAASEWVRNKLVFLGFSEVRTIPTNGHPLIYTEWMVDEQQPTVLIYGHYDVQPVDPVSDWDTPPFEPQVRDGNIYGRGTSDDKGQIMVVIGALEAWLKTEGKLPVNVKILLEGEEESGGAGIERFVERNPELLKADAVLICDTHMVSETQPSLVQGLRGILYTEIAVSGARTDLHSGSYGGVAPNPIHALCVLISRLKGEDGVINIPELHEALGRPAAEEKAFWDADPLNIAESLKDEMGVDALVGEEDYPPLERLGVRPTLEVHGIRGGFTGEGAKTVIPARALAKVSMRLPAELDPYEVFGWFEKAVQKNLPAGHEATAVNMHSGRGVSVKAENPFFKAATDSLAETYQNRPVLMREGGSIPIAALFDSVLQAPIILMGFGLPDDGAHAANEKFSLTQLRLGMLTVADYLQRIRR comes from the coding sequence ATGGCTGAAACCAGAGTTGCATATATTGAGAAGAATCAGGAAAAATTTATCAGGGAGTTGAGTGAATGGCTTGCTATTCCGAGTATCAGCGCTCTGGGTGAACATGACGAAGATGTGTACGCAGCGTCTGAATGGGTACGCAATAAACTTGTATTTTTGGGTTTTTCCGAAGTGCGGACTATTCCCACCAACGGTCATCCCTTGATTTATACCGAATGGATGGTGGACGAGCAGCAACCGACCGTACTGATCTATGGTCACTACGATGTCCAGCCGGTGGACCCGGTCTCGGATTGGGACACACCTCCCTTCGAACCCCAGGTGCGTGACGGTAATATTTACGGCAGGGGGACGAGCGATGATAAAGGGCAGATCATGGTGGTGATCGGTGCCCTGGAGGCCTGGTTGAAAACAGAGGGAAAGTTGCCCGTCAATGTTAAAATCCTGCTGGAAGGGGAGGAGGAGTCTGGTGGTGCCGGAATTGAACGTTTTGTCGAAAGAAACCCGGAACTGTTAAAAGCGGACGCAGTACTTATCTGCGATACGCATATGGTGAGTGAGACCCAGCCGTCTCTCGTTCAGGGGTTGCGTGGTATCCTCTATACCGAGATTGCGGTGTCAGGCGCCAGAACTGATCTGCACTCGGGCAGTTACGGCGGCGTGGCGCCAAACCCGATTCATGCACTCTGTGTGCTGATAAGCAGGTTGAAAGGTGAGGATGGTGTGATCAATATCCCGGAACTGCATGAGGCCCTGGGCCGACCGGCAGCGGAGGAGAAAGCCTTTTGGGATGCTGATCCTTTAAACATTGCAGAGTCCCTCAAAGATGAGATGGGAGTTGATGCACTGGTCGGTGAAGAGGATTATCCACCGCTGGAGCGTCTTGGGGTACGGCCGACTCTTGAGGTGCATGGTATTCGCGGCGGCTTTACCGGCGAAGGAGCTAAAACGGTGATACCGGCGCGGGCTTTGGCAAAGGTGAGCATGCGTCTGCCGGCAGAACTTGATCCCTATGAAGTTTTCGGCTGGTTCGAAAAAGCTGTGCAGAAAAATCTGCCGGCAGGTCATGAGGCGACTGCGGTCAACATGCATTCTGGCAGAGGTGTTTCTGTAAAAGCGGAAAATCCATTTTTTAAGGCTGCCACCGATTCCCTGGCAGAAACCTACCAGAACAGGCCGGTACTGATGCGTGAAGGTGGCTCAATCCCAATTGCCGCTCTATTTGATTCTGTGTTGCAGGCACCTATCATTCTGATGGGGTTTGGTTTGCCTGATGACGGTGCCCATGCGGCCAATGAAAAATTCAGCCTGACCCAGCTCCGGCTAGGTATGCTGACGGTTGCCGATTATCTTCAGAGAATCAGACGATAA
- the asd gene encoding aspartate-semialdehyde dehydrogenase produces MLKVGFIGWRGMVGSVLMDRMRAENDFQGYEPVFFTTSQAGQAGPDVGFGAKPLEDAMNIDRLAEMDIILSCQGGGYTTAVYEKLRQQWDGYWIDAASTLRMADDAIIVLDPVNRSVIDQGLKSGVKNYIGGNCTVSLMMMALGGLFEEDLVEWISSMTYQAASGAGAKNMRELITQMGQLEDEVSDLLADPASAILDIDSKLTAKLNDPSLSTDNWGVPLAASLIPWIDRAMENGQTREEWKGIAETNKILGYTGDSVIPVDGQCVRIGAMRCHSQAFTIKLRKNLPIEEIEKIIGNHNEWVKVIPNEREITTQELTPQKTSGTLTVPVGRIRKMNLGEEYLTAFSVGDQLLWGAAEPLRRVLNIILPSLTK; encoded by the coding sequence ATGCTCAAGGTAGGTTTTATTGGATGGCGCGGAATGGTTGGATCCGTTCTTATGGATCGGATGCGTGCAGAGAACGATTTTCAGGGATATGAGCCGGTATTTTTTACCACCTCACAAGCCGGTCAAGCTGGTCCTGATGTCGGTTTTGGCGCAAAACCCCTCGAAGATGCCATGAATATTGACCGCCTGGCGGAAATGGACATCATCCTTTCCTGCCAGGGTGGTGGCTACACGACGGCTGTTTACGAAAAACTGCGCCAGCAATGGGATGGGTACTGGATCGATGCCGCCTCCACCCTGCGTATGGCTGATGATGCAATCATCGTGCTGGATCCGGTCAACCGTTCGGTTATTGACCAGGGGCTGAAGAGCGGTGTTAAAAATTATATTGGCGGTAACTGCACCGTATCCTTAATGATGATGGCTCTCGGAGGACTCTTTGAAGAAGATCTGGTGGAATGGATTTCTTCCATGACCTACCAGGCCGCAAGCGGTGCCGGGGCCAAGAACATGCGGGAGCTTATCACCCAGATGGGTCAGCTGGAAGACGAGGTTAGCGACCTGCTCGCCGACCCGGCTTCCGCCATTCTCGATATCGATTCAAAGCTTACCGCCAAACTGAACGACCCGAGCCTTTCCACTGACAACTGGGGTGTTCCCCTGGCGGCCAGCCTCATTCCCTGGATCGACAGAGCAATGGAAAACGGTCAAACCCGTGAAGAGTGGAAAGGTATTGCCGAGACTAACAAGATTCTCGGGTATACCGGTGATTCCGTAATTCCCGTTGACGGTCAGTGCGTACGTATCGGCGCCATGCGTTGTCACTCCCAGGCGTTCACCATTAAGCTCAGGAAAAACCTGCCCATTGAAGAGATTGAGAAAATCATCGGCAACCATAATGAATGGGTCAAGGTGATTCCGAACGAGCGTGAGATCACAACTCAGGAGCTGACTCCGCAAAAAACCTCCGGCACCCTGACAGTGCCTGTGGGCCGTATCCGCAAGATGAACCTCGGTGAAGAGTACCTTACCGCCTTCTCCGTGGGCGATCAGTTGCTCTGGGGAGCAGCGGAACCGCTCAGACGAGTGCTGAACATCATTCTGCCGAGTCTCACGAAATAG
- the yciA gene encoding acyl-CoA thioester hydrolase YciA: MTETIEQPSGDMLLRTLAMPADTNPSGDIFGGWIMSQMDMAGGILAKQVAQGRVVTVAVESIHFIKPVYVGDVVCCYGKIIQVGNTSITIDLEVWVRRVSGAEGGRDNHYKVTRAAFTYVSVDEKGNKRPIKDSICPIS, from the coding sequence ATGACAGAAACAATTGAACAACCCTCAGGGGATATGCTGCTCAGGACACTCGCCATGCCTGCCGATACCAACCCCAGCGGAGATATCTTCGGCGGCTGGATCATGTCGCAGATGGATATGGCTGGAGGAATCCTTGCCAAACAGGTGGCCCAGGGAAGAGTGGTAACCGTGGCCGTGGAGTCTATCCATTTCATCAAGCCGGTTTACGTTGGTGATGTGGTCTGCTGCTACGGCAAGATCATCCAGGTCGGCAACACCTCTATCACCATTGACCTGGAAGTATGGGTTCGCAGGGTTTCCGGGGCTGAAGGCGGCAGAGATAACCACTACAAGGTGACCAGGGCAGCCTTTACGTATGTGTCTGTCGACGAAAAAGGCAACAAACGGCCGATCAAGGATTCAATATGCCCCATCTCCTGA